A single genomic interval of uncultured Desulfobulbus sp. harbors:
- a CDS encoding phage/plasmid primase, P4 family — translation MAEDSMAGKVIDRARELEQEEDRLMDLEDDFVKSCLDANERGDGVLYATLHKGRYLFNTTPKDGAWLRWTGIVWEPDDFRDAFKAVEAVALQYEQRALDLFAEAEKLEETGKKETAEQVLDLAKLYRKRVNRLRTENGAKKPLIWAPVVEKSMACRELELDRQPMRLPCGNGVIDLTAGVLLDGDPADLMTKAIDVNYLKDADYTDWHKFVVEVCGSEAVADFLKRFFGYALTGHSYEQYIAVFIGGGRNGKGVLFSCIGSVLGPYYHVISPSMITEQRFDPSPNAASEHKYALHGKRLVVAGESKRGQRIDAGQVKGLTGDDKVECRPNFGKMFVFDPTHTLCLHTNHMPVGMGSEFSLVQRLLKIDFPWAYVDDPEAEAKKFPPMADKFRQKDKHLKDRLMQNREGILKWLVEGCLEWQQRGLDPPQEILDSADELAKAEDYLTEFLNDSLLPSPDDPDREIGFQGLYQCFLWWWGLNQGDPKKAPANRTLAKAMRERGYTLEKRGGKIYVRGVLYHPELSREMLRDDQAPHPASS, via the coding sequence ATGGCTGAGGATAGTATGGCGGGCAAGGTAATCGACCGTGCCCGGGAGCTGGAGCAGGAAGAAGACCGGCTGATGGACCTGGAGGACGACTTCGTCAAAAGCTGCCTGGATGCCAACGAACGTGGGGACGGAGTGCTGTACGCCACCTTACACAAGGGGCGGTACCTGTTCAACACCACCCCAAAGGACGGGGCATGGCTGCGCTGGACCGGGATAGTCTGGGAGCCCGATGATTTCCGCGACGCCTTCAAAGCGGTCGAGGCGGTAGCCCTCCAGTATGAGCAACGGGCGCTGGACCTGTTTGCTGAGGCCGAAAAGCTGGAAGAAACGGGCAAAAAGGAAACGGCCGAACAAGTGTTGGATCTGGCCAAGCTGTACCGGAAACGGGTCAACCGGCTACGAACCGAGAACGGTGCCAAGAAACCGCTGATCTGGGCACCGGTGGTGGAAAAGAGCATGGCCTGCCGCGAGCTGGAGTTGGACCGGCAACCGATGCGGCTCCCCTGCGGCAACGGGGTGATTGATCTCACCGCAGGCGTGCTCCTGGATGGCGATCCGGCAGACCTGATGACCAAGGCCATCGACGTGAACTACCTCAAAGATGCCGACTACACGGATTGGCACAAATTCGTGGTCGAGGTCTGCGGATCGGAAGCGGTGGCCGACTTTCTCAAGCGCTTTTTCGGCTATGCCCTCACCGGCCACAGTTACGAGCAATACATCGCGGTGTTCATAGGTGGCGGCCGTAACGGCAAAGGCGTGCTGTTTTCCTGTATCGGCTCCGTTCTCGGGCCATATTACCACGTGATCAGCCCATCGATGATCACGGAACAGCGGTTTGATCCCTCACCCAACGCGGCCAGCGAGCACAAATATGCTCTGCACGGCAAAAGGCTGGTGGTGGCCGGTGAATCCAAACGCGGCCAACGGATCGACGCCGGCCAGGTCAAGGGGCTGACTGGTGATGACAAGGTCGAATGCCGCCCCAACTTCGGCAAGATGTTTGTTTTCGATCCAACCCACACCCTTTGCCTGCACACCAACCACATGCCGGTTGGCATGGGATCCGAGTTCAGCCTGGTGCAGCGGCTGCTCAAGATCGATTTCCCATGGGCCTATGTCGACGATCCCGAGGCTGAGGCCAAGAAATTCCCACCCATGGCGGACAAGTTCCGCCAAAAGGACAAACACCTCAAGGACCGGTTGATGCAGAACCGGGAAGGCATCCTCAAATGGCTGGTCGAAGGCTGCCTTGAATGGCAGCAACGCGGCCTGGATCCGCCCCAGGAGATTCTGGACTCGGCCGACGAACTGGCCAAGGCCGAAGACTACCTCACCGAGTTTCTCAACGACAGCCTGCTCCCCTCACCCGACGATCCGGACCGGGAAATCGGCTTTCAGGGCCTTTATCAGTGCTTTCTCTGGTGGTGGGGCCTCAACCAGGGAGACCCCAAAAAGGCGCCGGCCAACCGGACGCTGGCCAAAGCCATGCGTGAGCGGGGATATACCCTGGAAAAACGTGGAGGGAAGATCTATGTGCGCGGAGTTTTGTACCATCCGGAGCTGTCCAGGGAGATGCTGCGCGATGACCAAGCGCCTCATCCTGCCTCATCCTAG
- a CDS encoding addiction module antidote protein: protein MVLKTTPFDVAEHLNSDEDIRLFLQAALEEGTEEEFIHALNTAARAKGMSEIAKKSGVTRASLYKSLAEGGKPRFETIVKVTRALGCKLAVV, encoded by the coding sequence ATGGTCCTGAAAACCACCCCTTTTGATGTTGCCGAACACCTGAATTCCGATGAAGACATCAGGCTGTTTTTGCAGGCTGCGCTCGAAGAGGGCACGGAAGAGGAATTCATCCATGCCCTGAACACTGCCGCCCGCGCCAAAGGAATGAGCGAGATTGCCAAAAAATCTGGTGTTACCCGCGCCAGTCTGTACAAATCCCTCGCAGAGGGAGGCAAGCCGAGGTTTGAAACCATCGTCAAAGTGACAAGGGCACTTGGCTGCAAACTTGCTGTCGTCTGA
- a CDS encoding helix-turn-helix transcriptional regulator — translation MNAHTDIQIIKDASGKPAFAVVPYEQWIKQTSVTAGLIPNEVVGAVIEGGKTPVRAWREYLGFTQEEVASRAGITQAALSQIESGEHKTRKATREKLARAMGITEPMLH, via the coding sequence ATGAACGCACATACTGATATCCAGATCATAAAAGATGCATCCGGCAAGCCTGCCTTTGCGGTCGTTCCGTATGAACAATGGATCAAGCAGACAAGCGTCACGGCCGGACTGATTCCCAACGAGGTAGTCGGGGCCGTCATCGAGGGCGGGAAAACCCCTGTGCGTGCCTGGCGCGAATATCTGGGATTCACCCAAGAAGAGGTTGCATCCAGGGCAGGTATCACCCAGGCCGCACTCTCCCAGATCGAATCCGGAGAACACAAAACCCGTAAAGCCACGCGCGAAAAATTAGCACGAGCCATGGGCATCACCGAACCGATGCTCCATTGA
- a CDS encoding type II toxin-antitoxin system RelE/ParE family toxin, with protein MNTIQWTEKAFRQLRKIKDSQASRRIYQEAQALAHFPECRNVKRLTNHQYGYRLRVGDWRVFFEFDGGVKIISIEEVKKRNERTY; from the coding sequence ATGAACACCATTCAATGGACCGAGAAAGCATTCCGACAACTGAGAAAGATCAAGGACAGCCAAGCAAGCAGGCGTATATATCAGGAGGCGCAAGCGCTGGCTCATTTCCCTGAATGCAGGAACGTCAAACGGTTGACCAACCATCAGTACGGCTACAGACTGAGGGTCGGAGACTGGAGGGTGTTCTTCGAGTTTGACGGCGGTGTGAAAATCATCTCCATAGAGGAGGTTAAGAAACGCAATGAACGCACATACTGA